The genomic segment AGCATACCAAAATCATCGCAAAGTGAGTATGTAAAACAAATATGAGTAAGAAATTTATTCTTTGTTTGAATGATATAAACAGCCTAATGGATACTTTACCAAAAAGCGGGATAATCTTACTCCAAGGAACACTTGCTTCTGGTAAAACAACGCTTGTTAAAAGTATAGTAAAATTTCACGGAATAGATGAAGAGGTTACATCTCCTACATTTTCTATAATGCAATCTTATAAGTCAGAAAATATAACAATTTATCATTATGATATATATCAAAATGGAGTTAATGGCTTATTAAACAATGGTCTTTTTGAAAATTTATTTGAAGATGGGTTGCATTTGGTAGAGTGGGGCGATGAGAATTTAGAAAATTTACTTAAAAACTACGAAATGCAATATATAAAAATTGTTATAAATTTAAAAGATGATCTAAGAGAATACGAGGTTTTTGGTGCATAAATTAGAAGTAAAAGATTTAAAAAAGACTATAAAAAAGACAAATATCATAAATGGGGTATCACTAAATATACAAAGTGGAGAGATAGTAGGGCTACTTGGTCCAAATGGGGCTGGAAAAACTACTACTTTTTATAT from the Campylobacter pinnipediorum subsp. pinnipediorum genome contains:
- the tsaE gene encoding tRNA (adenosine(37)-N6)-threonylcarbamoyltransferase complex ATPase subunit type 1 TsaE translates to MSKKFILCLNDINSLMDTLPKSGIILLQGTLASGKTTLVKSIVKFHGIDEEVTSPTFSIMQSYKSENITIYHYDIYQNGVNGLLNNGLFENLFEDGLHLVEWGDENLENLLKNYEMQYIKIVINLKDDLREYEVFGA